The window gacggtaaaatgttaaaaaagtaatatttaaacaataaatagaaataaatattgtttacataaataaaaattttaacctaTCCTAGtatattttcaatcaaaaaatgCACTAtctctttttaaatttcatttcgtGGTCCTGAAAAGGACcgattgtttgttttgttgtttgataaattttgtcGATGTTgttgatttatacttttttctcaATATACTATCATTTAACCGCCGAAACCGTACAAAGTGCGACCTTGTCTCTTCAAAGCATAGACAACATCCATAGCGGTGACGGTTTTCCTCTTGGCATGTTCAGTATAGGTGACGGCATCACGGATGACATTTTCCAAAAACACCTTCAAGACACCACGGGTTTCTTCGTAAATCAAACCAGAAATACGTTTTACACCACCACGACGAGCCAAACGTCTAATAGCTGGCTTGGTAATACCTTGGATGTTATCACGCAACACTTTACGATGACGTTTAGCGCCACCTTTTCCCAAGCCTTTACCACCTTTACCACGACCAGTCatttttaatcactttttttcttttaaacacacTTCACTAAAGATTCACAAGAACTAATAATTTTTGGCGTCAGAACCACTGGTATTTATACcaaattgaactaaaattagaatgTAACAGAAATATCATGCTATACTATTCTTTTTTGTGTGcgtctatattttagtataatcaACCACCACTTAATacaatacacacacactcacccTTATATTtccaatacaaaatttttctatataaacccGGTACCATCGGcgaaacaaaaatattcgtgTGTGAACAGTGTTAtagtgatttttaaaaaaaatactaagtgaagtgaaaaataataatggcTCGTACTAAGCAAACTGCCCGTAAATCGACTGGTGGCAAAGCACCTCGTAAACAATTGGCTACTAAGGCTGCTCGTAAAAGTGCACCAGCTACCGGTGGTGTTAAGAAACCTCATCGTTATCGCCCTGGTACAGTAGCTTTGCGTGAAATTCGTCGTTATCAAAAGAGTACTGAATTGTTGATCCGCAAATTGCCCTTCCAACGTTTGGTTCGTGAAATTGCTCAAGATTTCAAAACTGATTTGCGTTTCCAGAGCTCTGCTGTTATGGCTTTGCAAGAAGCCAGTGAAGCTTATTTGGTTGGTCTCTTCGAAGATACCAACTTGTGTGCCATCCATGCTAAACGTGTCACCATTATGCCAAAAGATATTCAATTGGCCAGACGTATTCGTGGCGAACGTGCTTAAATTGATTGACAAAATTACTACAGACAACAAACgcataacaacaacatcatcatatgtgtttattaacaaaacaaacaatcgGTCCTTTTCAGGaccacaaaataaaatttaaaaagagatAGTGcattttttgattgaaaatataCTAGGAtaggttaaaatttttttttaatttttatttatgtaaacaatATCTAAAGAATGAATAATCGGTTCTTTTTAgaactattaaacaaatttttaaagagcattttatttattgttcaaaattttactatttttaagtaaatttatgaaatttttagaaaatttactcaaaaatattttgaaaaattgccGACGGCTTAACAATACATTTTACCGTCGGCAAAAttaacagaattttttttagggTGTCAAAAGttgattatatttattttcaaataattatttcatattatatttctataaataatagatagtttaaacactttttatgaacatttttttgttttgtttatatttacatacatgtatgtttgtattctTTAAACTGGaggcaaattttatataaaaatattaacaaaaatttgaattatttgtacaaaatatgcaaaattttatataaaaaagatacaatttagcaattattataaaaataagttattcAAGGTACATCTGCTAGGAAATGTGTATTTACaaaatcgaaaatttatttatatttactttgttaataaaatttgttttcaaatcgtattttctattgaaattaaataaataaataaataaatatcctTTTAATGGCTCTTTTGAGAACCATCAATTTATATGATAAAgagattaaattaatatttttttaaaattttgcaaaaaattgtttataaacataaaatttcgtttccacaaatacaaagaaatttaGACTATTTTCTTAGTGGAAAAgttcaattgaaaattaaataattttgtatttaattatttgtaaacaaaattacaaaatattgtaaaaaatcatatcaaaattactaaatttatgtatttacttaACAAAGgaatattttcatgaaaatatataaaaacttaaacatgTCACAcaatttaacaagaaaatttcatcgttatattagtaaataatatttcttatgaaaatagtatatttttacttaatattatttacaatttgaaaaaagttattCCAAAAACATTTGTACAATTACATAATAATGCaacaatattatgaaaataaagaaataaataacaatttgctttaaaaatacaatCTCTATGAAATGGCTCAATTTCAAAGAGTATGATCAAAATGAAATTACTTTTCACATGAgcattttttgaattatttattaaaaatatttaaaaatttgacttttagaatataatagtaaataatgtaatgaaatgtgtataaaaatttattaatttaattgcaatatttatttgttttaatttttcactcaaTAGGATCGATTGAAAAtactattgaaaaatttttcaatatgagAATTTTTCGTTGACAtagagtaaattttaaaataatttttaaaaatcgaaaaaaataaaaaattaatattttcttcaaatacCATAAAGAAAACATATAAGAGTATCATCTGAAATAGTTTTCTTACAAATATTTCTgaaatttcttagaaaattttcaacttttgttgataatttagtaaaaatttttaacaaacttctGAGGAAAAtgcttataaaaattttccaagtgaagaaaaaaaaattttcttaattttagcaTAAACTACAATATCTAAGCTAACAATTttaggaaaaagtttttaaattttttccaaaatcttaaagaaaaacttaaaaatatgataaaacttttgttaaattttatacacgcTCGCACTAAAAATTCAACAATCAACATCCATTGACTACTATGAACTTCTCATACTTACGATGTACCTTAACATATTGAATGTGCTCACGCATATAAAgtgtatattttacaaaaaaaaagtgtttattttcaagtgaaattattaaaatatcaaataaaaacaatcatGTCTGATTCCGCTGTCGTTGAAACCTCCGCTTCCCCAGTAGCTGCACCAGTTGctgagaaaaaaacaaagaaagctGCAGGAGCCACCAAGGCCAAAAAACCATCCAGCGTACCTACTCATCCACCAACCCAACAAATGGTTGATGCTGCCATCAAAACATTGAAAGAACGTGGTGGTTCATCCCTTCCAGCCATTAAGAAATACCTTACCAGCACTTACAAGGTAGATGCTCAAAAATTGGCTCCATTCATCAAGAAATATTTGAAGAGTGCCGTAACCAGTGGAAAATTAATCCAAACTAAAGGTAAGGGTGCTTCTGGTTCATTCAAATTGTCAGCTGCTGCTACAAAAGAACCAAAAGCAAAGAAGCCTGCTGCTGAAAAGAAAAAGGCTGCTGTCGGTGCTggtgaaaagaaaaagaaggtTGCCGCTACCAAAAAAGCAACTCCTGCTGCTAAGAAAGCAACTGCCACCAAAAAGACTGCTGAAAAGAAGAAGGCAGAAAAAGCGAAGGCAAAAACTGCCAAAAAGACTGGTACAGTTAAAGCAAAACCCGCAAAAAAGGCACCAGCAACTAAACCAAAAGCACCCAAAGCAAAGAGTGCCGTCGCTGCTAAACCCAAAAAGGCTGCTCCAGTCAAAAAAGCAGCTGCCAAAAAGACTGCCGCCAAGAAGTAAATATTCCACTCaaagaacaaattatttttcGATATtcgaaaaaaagatttatttctattaaaaagccCTTTTCAGGGctacaaaataattaacaaaaagagattaaataacaaacaaaacaatactTTTCATCTAATTTTACAGAATatcattcttttttttgtgaaattcttaaatttttagattgtttttcttttgctggATTGTTAATgaagtaacaaaaataaacaaaacactgCAATGCattgttgaaaacaaaaacattcacACACACAATGTGTTAACATTACTTCAAGAATAAATGAAATGCCGTCGGCAAAACTCAATTTATTAggaaattcattatttttttcaaagaattttgcAGAAATGCCGTCGGTTAAACACATTTCCATAGTTCGTcttcaaaaaaagtaatttttttgtattaaaataataataaatgccGTCggcaaaaaatcaattttaatatgaaatatacactttaaaaacttgttattttaaagaatttttacaaatattaaaaaaaagatgttaataaaattgacatttttttatattaaataaaataattttaaataatttaaaataaaaaattttaatattttttatttatatattttttaataaaaaaaaaaacaacataagaaagcaaaatgtttcattttttgcgaaaattttatttcttttgaaaggaatgcaaaacaaaaacttcataTATGAAAAATCGAAATGCCGTCGGCAAAAcatcaaattttaatataaaaaatcaaaaatatttcaacacatATTTTAAGGATTGTTATTTAAtcattctttttcattttagttttacaaataAGTGAAGCATAGCAAACtgctttgaaattttttgcaattgtCAAATTCACCAACTAAACACATAAAGGTTGCAATTCTtgcttaaaatttcaaaaaggttTGTGTATTGGACAAGTAAAATCAAAATGTCagaatttttaaagcaaatttccACACCAAATAGAAAACCAACTgctattataaaagaaatttcaaattaagtagaaaacaataaaaactaatcTCTTTTTTGTATGAATATTGTGGCCCTGAGAAGGGCCGTTGTTGTAGTTGATGTTAAAGAAATAAGATAAACCATTTGTTGACAAccagaaggtaaaaaatttaCTTGGAGCTAGTATATTTGGTGACAGCCTTAGTACCTTCACTGACAGCATGCTTAGCCAATTCACCAGGCAACAATAGACGGACAGCAGTTTGAATTTCCCGACTGGTGATGGTTGAACGCTTGTTGTAGTGAGCCAAACGAGATGCTTCAGCGGCAATACGTTCAAAGATATCATTAACAAAACTGTTCATGATACTCATGGCCTTTGATGAGATACCAGTATCGGGATGTACTTGCTTCAACACTTTGTAAATATAGATGGCATAAGATTCCTTGCGCTTACGCTTGGTTTTCTTGTCACTCTTGGTAATATTCTTTTGGGCTTTACCGGCCTTCTTTGCTGCTTTACCACTGGTTTTAGGAGGCATTATTATTCacttattttttttcacaaacactTTTTAAACACTGTTCACAAACTGTGAGTTTTTTTCGTGATATGTGCGCATTATATACCTTTTTGAAATCCAACAAATACTAAAGTATCTACAAAATGTATCTACACAAACCACCccattgtgtgtgtgtgttcttctcagaaaaaaagtataaatacccatagtaacaaaaaaatattttatcagttTGTGTTTACAGTGCTCTAGTGAAgtgtaactaaataactaaaaagtgaaaaatgtcTGGTCGTGGTAAAGGTGGCAAAGTTAAGGGAAAGGCAAAGTCCCGTTCAAACCGTGCTGGTTTGCAATTCCCCGTCGGTCGTATCCATCGTTTGTTGCGTAAAGGCAATTATGCCGAACGTGTTGGTGCCGGCGCTCCCGTATATTTAGCTGCCGTTATGGAATATTTGGCCGCTGAAGTTCTTGAATTGGCTGGTAACGCTGCTCGTGACAACAAAAAGACCAGAATTATTCCCCGTCATTTGCAATTGGCCATCCGTAATGATGAAGAATTGAACAAATTGTTGTCTGGCGTAACAATTGCCCAAGGTGGTGTTTTGCCCAACATTCAAGCTGTACTTTTGCCCAAGAAAACAGAAAAGAAAGCCTAAATTATTTTacacaacgacaacaacaaaatgtaaaaatactaTACAGACCATcgtatttagaaaaaaaccaaCCGTCCTTTTCAGGACgacaaatttatttcaaaaatgagtaaaattttttcaaaactaacttaaaacaacaaaataataagtatttttccataaaaacaaatttaaaattaaactaaatttgcatttttatcaGTAAAAGCCatcaattttacttattttcattataaaatatgtatataaaaaaacaaacatctgCCGTACATAATCATCcctcgttttattttttcacaatcATCCctcgtattatttttttatacatacaataaTCATGGTAtccataaaatataacaaactaaAGAAATACACATATACAACTATACAAATGCCTTTACATTTCAACAAACTTCTTCATATAAGCATTTCTTgtgattttacaaaaacaaaatccacaGTATAAAcgaacaaactaaaaaaacgcACTCACACAACTATACAAATGCCTTTACATTTTAACaatctgtttctttttttttccacaaacaaaaacaacgataTACACAAAACCTaacaaactaaagaaaaacacaCAGACACAACTATACAAATTccattatatttctttttttttttttgtgaaaaaaaaaaaaaaaacaacaacaaatacattaaGCTGATGTTCACAGAATAATCATGCAGTCGCGATTGTTACGAAGTATTTTTCTACATACGATTTGTTTGTGTTTGACAGTATGTGACCATTTTAACTATagtaaaaaaagcaacaacaaacacattaaGCTGATGTTCGCAGAATAATCATACAGTCGGGATTCTTAGGAAGATTTTTTGTCTACATAgaatttgtttgtgtttgtcAGTATGTGgtcgttttaagaaaaaaattacttgtttcttctttattttgtatgcgttggtaattttttgtaaattgttgttgCGTACAGTTAGACTGAAAAGTTATTTGTTCATTTCAACTttgaatattgaatattttcattttctatcAACTAATATGAACAAACTTTTACTTtatgaagttttttattttaaatttatttattagaaattttagaacaaaaatatatttttttctaaaaaagaagaaaacaacaaattttttaaatgccgTCGGCAAAACACTTTTTCGTCATATGAATATCTACTAAAagctacaaaaatataatttttattaagtttttttttaatagatattcatttttgattttcatatattttttaagaattattaagaattaatatatttttttttttatttgaaaataaaaatatgacgtatttttgttcatttattatataaataaattaatattttatttaaaaataaatttcctcAAACATtcctatttattattttagttttgaaatcactttttctaaataaacaaaacaaaaatacacacagTAGAAGAAATAAACATTCATGCCCAAACAAACCACTATATGAATGCCTTTGCATTGTTATTATTCTCACATattcttgttttgtttgttcTCTTCGTTTTTGTTGCTCTCGTTAAAGTGCAGTCGTCTTTACGTagaatttgtttgtgtgtttggtATGAAACTGGTTTCttcttgtttgtttatatttttttcatatgcgTACAGTTTGACtagagaattttttctttttgaaattttaatatgtaaacAAGAATTCATAATGATGATTTTGTTTCTAAATACataaaagtatgaaaaatttgattatgccgacggtaaaatgttaaaaaagtaatatttaaacaataaatagaaataaatattgtttacataaataaaaattttaacctaTCCTAGtatattttcaatcaaaaaatgCACTatctctttttaaatttaatttcgtgGTCCTGAAAAGGACcgattgtttgttttgttgtttgataaattttgtcGATGTTgttgatttatacttttttctcaATATACTATCATTTAACCGCCGAAACCGTACAAAGTGCGACCTTGTCTCTTCAAAGCATAGACAACATCCATAGCGGTGACGGTTTTCCTCTTGGCATGTTCAGTATAGGTGACGGCATCACGGATGACATTTTCCAAAAACACCTTCAAGACACCACGGGTTTCTTCGTAAATCAAACCAGAAATACGTTTTACACCACCACGACGAGCCAAACGTCTAATAGCTGGCTTGGTAATACCTTGGATGTTATCACGCAACACTTTACGATGACGTTTAGCGCCACCTTTTCCCAAGCCTTTACCACCTTTACCACGACCAGTCatttttaatcactttttttcttttaaacacacTTCACTAAAGATTCACAAGAACTAATAATTTTTGGcgttcatttcatttcatttcatttattaacCAAAACAATCCATATTTACATGTACACTTAAAACTAAcaatctatttatatatttcttccTCACACACGGGGTGCCTTACAAGGActtatcaattaaaaaaaaactatttacatatatatagaaCTTACATACTAtagtataataaatttatatgaattacATTAAATGTACCAATCTACACAAAAGTTCcctaaaaaaaggtaaaaaacagGAGGCGTTCGTTCTTACTTAAagctaaacttaaaactaatataCATGAgatgaaatatttacaaaagatATAGGATAGAAATATGTACAAAGAgggaaatatatttacaaaagtttGGCCCTTGGCCTACTGCGCGGTGTTGTAAACCACGTTACAAATATCCAATGTATTTATCCTCCTGTGGTAGAACAGGAGGTTTGCACCCTCATAGAGAAGACCAGCTTCACTCAAAATCAGGAGGTCGGTCGGCAACAAGTAATGTTTCATCTGAACGGTCTCCAGATCACCTGATCCCACAAAACACTCCCTGACCAAGTCGTTCTCTAGAGAACGAGATCTTTCCAGAAACTTGATACCCCTATCCATCATAAAGGCGTCAATTCTCTGGAAATCTATCGCCCTATAAATCGACCTACATGATGGTCGCCGGTAGATGCCGTCAGGCCCAAGTTTACGCTTGAGGCCCAAGCAAGCTACCAGGATCCTTCTTTCCCATACCCTAAGCCTCTCCATCTGGGCAGAAGAAATTCTGGACCAGACTGGAAAGGCGTAGGACATGAGAGGTCGAATTATCTGGCGATAGAGCAGTAAACCTATTCTCCTGTCCAAACCATTACGTCCGAGGATACCCCTATACATTGCGTAAGTACGCTTCGTGGATTCCAATATGTAATCCACATGTCTGTAGAACTCAAAGTTCTCATGGTAAATGACACCAAGGTACCTCATCCTATCTGAAACCCTCACACTCTCCCCCCCAATCCATATAGAGGGGATATAGGACCTACTATTGGGGTATAAGTACTTCCGTTTTCCTTTGATCATAACCGCTACTGTCTTGTCCATGTTTAGACATAGGCACCATTTAGAAAAATAGGGGGCCAATATAGCCAAATACTCATTAATACGATTGTTAATGGTCCTAGCCCGGGGTCCGGATGATGCAATCAATATGTCATCCGCATATACCAATAACAGATCACCCTCCGGCGGTCTGGGGATATCAGTCAAAAACAAGTTGTACAGTACAGGCCCTAACAAAGATCCCTGTGGTACGCCTGCATGCACCGAAAAAGCGGTCCGTAAGGAAATCACACACTATCCTACAAGTGTTCCTATCAAAACCAATGTCCATCATTTTAAATATGATGCCGTCCTGCCAGGCAGAGTCGAAGGCCTTGGAAAAGTCCAGACTGACAGCAATCGTAGGATGTCTCCTGTTTAGGCCACGGGACACGTAGTCCGAGAACACCATCAGGGCGTGGGAGGTCGAGTGCCCACCCTTGAAACCAAATTGACAGTCCGTTAGGACACCACCATCAGAAATCTTGTCATTAATCCTGTCCAAGATAAATTTCTCCAAGAGCTTCCCGAAGGGAGATAGGAGTGAAATCGGCCTATAGTTACCACTCCGTTTAGGGTCAGATCGCGGTTTCAATATCGGGACCACCAAAGCCTTTTTCCACGCCCTTGGAAAATACCCAATATTCAAACAGTGGTTTAAAAGTATCGCCAAGAATTTCCACGTTCCCGTACGAGTCTTTTTCAGTACAATGTCAGGTATTCCGTCCTGTCCGGTAGATTTCTTGTTGGCCCTTCGCCTCAATGCAGCACCAATCATCTCAGCAGTAATCAGATCTTGTCCATTCGAGTTTTCCCCGTCAGCAGTAATATCATTCCCGAAGGTAATCAAAGGCGTTCTGTCACGTAGCGTAGATACTCTGTCCCTTACTGTGTCCGAAAATGAGTCATTAGTAGAATCCTGTCCAAACTGTACATGGGAGAAATGTTCCGCTAGAATGGCGGCTTTCCCCACATCATCAGAAACTAATGAGCCATCTATGTCAACTAAATCATGTACCCCTACATGTCGGTTAAGTCCGGCAGCTGCCTTGACTGTCCTGTAAGTTCTATTGTTCAGTTTTATGTTACCCAAAAAGTTCGTCCAGTGTTCACGTTCATGTACGGCTATTGCCCCCTGTATTATTCTGTCCAGGTTCCTAATGTCAGCCTTTACAATAGCACAGCGTATTGGGTCCTCACATCTATGTGCAAGACGACGCAGTCTCTTCTTTTCAGCGATGAAATGTAGAATATTTGGCGGAAGTTGAATCAGCCCCCTTCTACCCACCGGGACCTTTGGTATAGATGCGTCCATTGCACTTCGAAAGGCCTGACTCATCGTTTCAATACATTCGTCAATTTCACCCTCAGTCACATTTCCGTCCACTGGTAGAGAACATTCCGTCAATCGTTCAGATAGTATGGTATTAAAGCGTACACGGTTCATTCTGTCAAAGTCAAATCTAGTTGGTTTAATACGTCCAACACAGTCATCTATGCCAAATATGGCTTCCACCGCCCTATGGTCCGATTCGTAGTCGAGCGTTCTGAGTCCATCACCTGTCAATAGTGGAACCATGTCCACAGAACTCATAATAATGTCAATGTGCGAGGAAGAGTGAGCAGTGATCCTCGTGGCGCCATCAGTTGGATGTATTTGCAAATTAGGGCTATTCAGCAGTAGATCACGCAGAACTCTACCACTAGAGTCTGTGACCGTATCACCCCAGAATGAGTGTCTGGCATTTAGATCACCTCCGATCACCACGCCACCATCATTCGAAAGCTCCACGATCGAGTTAAGATCTCTAGCTAGCAGTGTGTCCTGCGGTCTACGGTATAAAGACACCATAGTTAAGGCACCACCACTCACCCTGTGAATGCGTACTGTAGTGTTTTCAATCCTCCCAGTATCTATCAAAATTCTTTCACACGAAAGGCTGTCCCTAACGAGTATAGCGGTCCCTCCTCGTCCATTCTGTCGGTTCTGTCTGAATGTCAAGTATCCTCTCATGTCCAGCTTATGACGAGGACTAAGTCCGTGTTCCGCCATAAGCAATATGTCCGGTTTATGTCTGTCCAAAAACAGTCCCAAATAGTGTCTCTTGTGTCTTGAGACGACCGAATTCACATTGATGAATATACATTTAATTGTCCTAGCCATTGTGTTGGAGTGACATTAACATGCCCAGCAAAGCACGGGATTTAGCCTCATCATTGTTCAACGCACGATATTCGCGCGCAAAACCACCAATCTTCGTCAGACAATTGAGCAACCCACCACCAAAAAAGCGTTTGCAGTCCTTATCTATAAAATCAAACTGTGCTAAAGCACCCTTCAAGTCCACCCCAGGGCCAGATGCGTTACCTGACGAACCACTAGTAGTGGCACCACTAGACGTGCCGGCCGCCGCAGCAGAGGCGTACGAAAAACCAGCTCTAACATTCGAAGACATAGGTCGTTGTAATCCCCTATTCTGTCCACTAGACGTTCTCTTCGCCTCAATCTTACGCAGTAATTCAATCCTGCGTGGACACTCTTTCGAGCTGGCAGCGTGACCATCCACGCCGCAATTTACACATCTGACAGGATGCCCTACTCGTCTAACCGCCTGTCCAGTGACAGGATCAGTCACAAGAGTCTCGTCATAATCATTGCCCTTAGGGGGAATACTACAATTCCCCGGGCCATGAGATGCCCCGCATTTAACACAGCGGTATGGCATATTGCAATTCGTCGATGTATGGCCAAAACGCTGGCAGTTAAAACACTGCGTGACCGCCCCCCTCTTAAACTTCCTAATGTTCACCCTACAACGTAAAATGTAGCGTACGTCCAAAAAGGAATCAATATCAGACTCACGCGAAAGTTGCAAGAGCCACCTATCGTTATTAAATTTCACTATCCTAATAATCTCAAGTTTGATCTTAAGACCGCTCAGATAGCCCCTCACATCATCTACAGTGTAGGTCCCCGACAGACCCTCAATGACCAATGAATATGGTCTCAACCCCTTAGGGGTATACGTAAAATAATTCACTTCCCGTTCAACAAGAAGTGTCTTCAACTTTTGGAAATCTATGAGGGTGCAAACCCCTATATTCGTAGCATTCCTACCCATCAGTTTAATGTTATAATTACAATGGCCTAAGGCCTGGTCAATAACCTGAGTAATCTCCTTAATATTAACATTATAAGCAGTAATAACCGGAATATTTTTAGACTTACTTATACTATTCTTTACAGCATTATCCCGTTGAGCTTGACTGCAACCAGGAACATTATC of the Lucilia cuprina isolate Lc7/37 chromosome 2, ASM2204524v1, whole genome shotgun sequence genome contains:
- the LOC124418567 gene encoding histone H3 — protein: MARTKQTARKSTGGKAPRKQLATKAARKSAPATGGVKKPHRYRPGTVALREIRRYQKSTELLIRKLPFQRLVREIAQDFKTDLRFQSSAVMALQEASEAYLVGLFEDTNLCAIHAKRVTIMPKDIQLARRIRGERA
- the LOC124418566 gene encoding histone H1-like produces the protein MSDSAVVETSASPVAAPVAEKKTKKAAGATKAKKPSSVPTHPPTQQMVDAAIKTLKERGGSSLPAIKKYLTSTYKVDAQKLAPFIKKYLKSAVTSGKLIQTKGKGASGSFKLSAAATKEPKAKKPAAEKKKAAVGAGEKKKKVAATKKATPAAKKATATKKTAEKKKAEKAKAKTAKKTGTVKAKPAKKAPATKPKAPKAKSAVAAKPKKAAPVKKAAAKKTAAKK
- the LOC124418568 gene encoding histone H2B codes for the protein MPPKTSGKAAKKAGKAQKNITKSDKKTKRKRKESYAIYIYKVLKQVHPDTGISSKAMSIMNSFVNDIFERIAAEASRLAHYNKRSTITSREIQTAVRLLLPGELAKHAVSEGTKAVTKYTSSK
- the LOC111686136 gene encoding histone H2A, with the protein product MSGRGKGGKVKGKAKSRSNRAGLQFPVGRIHRLLRKGNYAERVGAGAPVYLAAVMEYLAAEVLELAGNAARDNKKTRIIPRHLQLAIRNDEELNKLLSGVTIAQGGVLPNIQAVLLPKKTEKKA